The window GGTTCATCGGGATTATCGTCCTGTTGCCCACATACCAATAGATTCCGATGCATATCGCGATGAGCGATGAAAGAACGGTGGACAGGCCAGCTCCGAACACGCCCATATCCATAACATAGATGAGGATGGGATCGATAATCATATTCAAAATCGCTGAAATTGATTGTATGATGGTTGACTTCTTCGCCGCCCCTTCTGCCCTCAGTGCCCCTCCCATAATGGCCAGAAGGGTTATGGTGGGGGACAGGACGATATACGGGATCATGTACTGAATAGCCTCTTCGCGAACGGCATCTGCACCCATGACATCTATCACAGGGTTCAGGAAAATAGCGACCAGAATCGAGGAGATGACCGCGAAGATTATTCCGAGTATCATCGAATTGGAGACCAGCTTGCCTGCGGCCTCATATTCTCCGCGTGCAAGACGGGATGCTGCGGTCGCCGTGACACCTGCGGCAACACCTATGCCGGCGCATGCCATGAGCCCATAGATCGGCACTATGGTCGATACAGCTGAAGCGGAGTTCACTCCGAGTCCCGACACCCAATATGTATCGACGAATTGGTTGATTTCCATTACAGCAAGGGCGATGAAGAACGGTAGGATCATAGCTCTGATGGCGGCCTTGGGCTCACCTAGCATCCTTTGAAGATCGCCCTCCTTGCTCATGCATCGTCATTCCAGTATGATATTTATAGTAACACGTTTTTGAAATTAGTAATAACTAAAATTCCCGGGTCTCCCCGGGATTGGTTTTCATCTCTTCCTGTACCTCAAAGCACGGGCCGAATTCAGGACTGCAGCTATCATCACACCGACATCAGCTATGATGGCCAGCCACATGTTGACGATTCCCACAGCCGACAGCCCTAGGAACAGGAACTTGATCAGGAGAGTGAACACGATGTTCTCATGGATGATCAGCATGGTCTTGCGCGAGATACCCATGGCGGTGGCGACCTTCCTCGGATCATCATCCATGATGACGACATCCGATGCCTCGATGGCCGCATCGGAACCGATCGCACCCATGGTGATACCGATATCCGATCTGACCAGAGATGGCGCATCGTTGATTCCGTCTCCCACAAAGGCGACCTTGCCGCTGGTATCCTTGAGTATCTTCTCCAGAAGCTCAAGCTTATCTCCGGGAAGAAGCTGACTGTGAACCTCATCGATCCCGATCTCCGCCGCAACCTTCTGAGCAACGGCATTCTGATCTCCAGTGAGCATGACGGTCTTCTTGATGCCCGCAGCCTTTAGATCCTTCATGGCCTGCGCGGACTCTTCCTTCACGACATCGGAGATTGTGATGCAGCCTGCATATCTGCCATCGATAGCGACATGAACGGTGGTCCCTGTTGCAGGAACATCCACGAACTCCAGTTCGAGCTTGTCCATCAGCCTCTTGTTTCCGACCGCAACAGGGATTCCATCGACCTTTGCGATCACACCCATTCCTGCCACATCCTCGATATCGGTTACCCTTGAACGGTCGATATCCATTCCGTGAGCGCGCACCAGACTGGCCGCAATGGGGTGAGGCGATGAGGACTCTGCCGCTGCCGCGAGCTCGATAAGCCTCTCGCGAGGAACGTCCTTGGTGATTACATCGGTGACCTCGAAAACTCCCTGGGTGAGGGTACCGGTCTTGTCAAAGACAACGGTCTCCACATCGGAGAGCATCTCAAGGTAGTTGGAACCCTTTACGAGTATGCCTTCTCTGCTTGCACCACCCAATCCTGCGAAGAATCCCAGGGGGATACTGATGACGAGAGCACAGGGACAGCTGATGACCAGGAAGGTCAGTGCACGGTAGATCCATTCCTCGACTGCGGTATCGAGGAGCTCGATGTCCGCTAGGAAATAAAGCAATGCAGGGATGACTGCCAGGAGCAGAGCCGAAACGACGACGAACGGGGTGTATACCTTGGCGAATCTTGTAATGAACGCCTCCGATTCAGATTTCCTGCTGCTTGCGTTCTCGACCATATCGAGGATCTTGGATACGGTGGATTCACCGAACTCCTTCGAAGTTTGGATCTTCAGAACCCCAGAGAGGTTGATGCATCCGCTGAGCACCTCATCTCCGACGATGACATCACGGGGGATGCTCTCTCCGGTAAGTGCGGAGGTGTTGAGAGAGGAGCTTCCTTCGACAATCGTTCCGTCGATCGGGATCCTGTCCCCGGGCCTTACCACGATGACGGTGCCGATCTCGACCTCTTCCGGATCCACCTCAACGAGTTCTCCGTCCTCCTCGATGAAGGCCGCATCCGGGCGGATCTCCATGAGCTTTGCGATGGACTGCCTGCTGCTGTCGACCGCGATGGACTGGAAGAGCTCTCCTATCTGATAGAAAATCATGACAGCGACCGCTTCATCATAATCACCGGTGTAGGTGACTCCGAGAATCATCGCACCGATGGTAGCAATGGCCATGAGGAAGTTCTCGTCCATTGCCTGACCGTGTGCGATTCCCTTTACGGCCTTTATCAAAATGTCATATCCGATGATGAGGTACGGAATCAGATAGCAGACGAAATACACCAACTTCTCTGTGTCGGGATCGTCGAACTTGAACAGACCGAATGCCGCACTCGCTGCGAAGAAGATGGTCAGAACTGCTGCGATGATGATCCTTATGAGCATCTTCTTCTGCTTCTTCTTTAGTTTAACCAAGGTTTCACCCCTTCAGGGTTTATTGTTTAGTGATGTCAGATTTCGATCTCGCAATCGCTCTCTACTTTCTTACAGTTCTTGAGAACCTGTTTCATGACGGCATTGACGTCTGCTCCATCCTCGAACTCGACTGACATCTTCTGCATGACGAAGTTCACGGATGCGTTCTTGACACCCTCGGTCTTCTTTGCGGCGTCTTCCATCTTGGTCGCACAGTTCGCACAGTCAACTTCTATCTTGTAGGTCTTCTTCATTTCATTCACCTTTCGCTAACAATTAAGCGTATGTTTAATTGTTATATTCTGTTACATATATAATAATGTGGATAGGAAGATAAATCCATTAAACTAATGCTTAATAATAAGAATAGTAATAACAGTCTGTTCAGTGGTACGATGACGGAGAACACATTGCCCCATGACCATGGGTCGATCAAAGATATTGAAGAATTCAGTAGACTCCTTTCCGAGAACAAAGGGTTCGACAATGTCTCCCGTACCTTGGCCCAAATGGTCGATGGTACGAGGATCCGTATCTTTTGGCTCCTCTGCCACTACGAGGGCTGCGTGATCAACATCTCAGCCATAATGGGGATGTCCAGTCCCGCGGTCTCCCACCATCTTCGCTCTCTGAAGGAGAGCGGGCTGATCGAAAGCAGACGCGTCGGTAAGGAAGTGTACTACAAAGCGGTCGATTCCACAGAGGTCAGATTCCTTCACCACATGATCGAGGACCTAATGGAAATCACCTGTCCCAAACTCTGATATTATCTTAGAATAAGATAGAAAAGTCCAGGGCAGACAGGACCGCCCTGGTTTTAGATCATGCCTTCTTCTTGGCAGGTGCCTTCTTTGCAGGAACTTTCTTAGCTGGAGCCTTCTTTGCTTTTGAGGGCTTATCCTTCTTGAAACACAGGAACCAATCGTAGCAGATCTTATCCGCTTCTTTGGTCTCGACCCTGTCCTTCGCGGTTCCGCAGGATCCGGGTGCGGGAAGGATGACATCATCTCCAGGCCTCCAATCTGCAGGAGTGGCGACATTGTCGGCGTCCGCTTTCTGCAATGCGAGGATGACCCTCTTGATCTCGTCGAAGTTCCTTCCGAGGGACTGGGGATAGTAGATCATTGCCCTGATCTTTCCGGCGGGATCGATGAAGAATACGGCCCTGACCGCCTGTGTGGTGGACACATGGGGTTGGATCATTCCGTACTTCTTGGCGACCTCCATCTTGATGTCTTCGATAAGAGGGAATGTGACCTCGATGTTCTTCATTCCTTTCCACTCGATGTCTTGGATCTTCCTAAGCCAAGCGATATGAGCGTAGATGGAATCCACAGAGAGTCCGACGAGCTGAACATTGAGTGCCTCGAACTCTTTCATCATATGACCGAATGTCATGAATTCAGTAGTACAGACGGGTGTGAAATCCGCAGGGTGCGAGAACAGGATGATCCACTTGCCCTTGAAGTCTCCCGGGAAGTTGATCTCTCCCTGTGTGGTGGTAGCTACGAACGAAGGTGCGTCATCACCTATCATCGGCGGCTTGTTCTGACAGCATTCGCATGTGCATCCGTCACAGCATTCGCATCCCTTGGAGTTGTCGCAGCAGCATTCATCATCACATTTTGCTTTCTTTGCCATGATATTACCTCGAATGCGAATCAAAGAGCATATTAGATATAATTCGCTATAAGAATGTTGGATTATTCATCCGTGTTACGAGGATTATGTATTGGACACTTCAATGCCCTATACACTACCTTGAACTCCGAATAAGAGATAACGATCATCAGCAGACCACCTATTATTTCCGACACTGTGACGCCCCAGTAGACCCATTCCATGTCATGCAGAGTGCACAGCCAGATTATGCCTATGAAGATTGCTTGACGTATGAAGATAGTTATCACGGAAATCTGACTTTTCCTCAGTGCACTGAGCAATGAGGAACCGAAAGTAATCAGCGCATAGAATATCATGAAAGGCACATAGATCCTCAAGACACGCACCAACTCATCATGCTGCTCGGCCATATCCCCTGAATAGCTGAACATGAACATCCAAAAGTAATGAATAATCTGAGTGTATGGTTGAAATCCGTGTCATTGTTCAAAACGTAACGTGCATACTCCACAAGACCAGGTACGCGATCTGACCAATACCTGTCAAAACCTTTCCTCAGTTCAGACACCATACTTGCACGCCCCTATAATTACAATTCCTGATTCATTATTGCATAGAGCCTCATATTCTCATACTCAATATCCATCTGATGGACAACACTCTCTGAGTCGAGATAGTAGATGACATCTACACCTTTATCCGTGCCTTTCCACTTGTCGTAATCGCCTTCCTTTCCAAAATAAGAGAATCTATCGGTCGGGATCCTTTCCGAATCAAACATGATGCTGTAGGAGAATTGATCTATCGGATGGACAGAAGTACTGTTGTTAGCTTTATACGTCATGACCGACGCAACAACCTTCTCTGATGAGAACTTCGACATTATCTTGCCTGAACAGGGAACACTCACGCCATCCTCCGTAATTGTTCCAAAAGCATCGTAAATTCTCTCCATCGAGAAGGCATCTTCATCCTGCATGTTCTGCAATGCAGAAACTATCAGCCAGCCGGAGACCGCCATACCCATGGCGAGAAGTACGACCACTGCTGAAAGGAGTAGCTTCTTCTGTTTCCTCCCGATGGTCAGTTCATACATCTCCGTGTCGTCAATCATAGGAATATATGGAAGCTGGTCGATATATCCACTTCTCTGCCTGAATCAGTGTTAATACTCTTTTTTCTTTGTTGCTAAGTTATTAACCTTGGTGACAAGCCTAAATTAAGCCTCTTTCATTGAAAAGGATATGCAAACTCGGGGCAAGAATATAGACAATCTGATGGGTTCTCCCCGCAGAGCCTTATTGACGATGTCACTTCCCCTATTGTTTGCGCTAATCGTCGAGAATCTACAATCTTTCATCGACGGAGTCTGGTGCTCAGGATTGGGATCGGATGCCATGTCAGCGATCTCCCTGTCCCATCCCATCTATGCAATGATTGCTGGAGTAGGCACCGGAATCGGTATTGGTGCTTCAGCGGCTATCGCCAGATTCATAGGTGCAGGCGACAGCGAATCCGCCGGGAATGCTGCCTCGGTGTCAATACTGCTCTCGCTGTTGCTATCCATATTGATGACCGTCTGTCTCTGGTTCGCGGCAGAACCTATAATCTCATTCTGCAGCAACGGCGAGAATCTTGAACTCTGTATGGAATACACCAGACCTATTCTGACATCTTCTTTCTTCTTAACCATGAACGCGGTTTGGGCAGGGATGCTCAGAGCAGAAGGTGCGGCAAGACGCTCCATGTTCCTGTCAATCACAGCATCGATCGTCAACATAATTCTGGATCCGATATTGATTTACGGCCTTGACCTAGGAGTGACCGGTGCCTCTCTGGCCACATGCATTTCGTTCATCGTGATAACGGCCATAGGGTTCTGGTGGTACCTTTCCGGAAAGACTTATGTCCGTCTCGATACCAGACGTTTCCGTATGCAGAAGGCAGCCCTTGTGGAGGTCCTCATAATAGCCGTTCCCTGCATAATAGAGATGATAATTCAGCCCATTATCATGGTGCCTCAGAATGCTATCATCTATGATGCGGGCGGAGAGGAGGGTTTCGTGTCCTACATCTATTCCTTCCGCTTCGTTACGATCACATTGATCCCTGTCGTGGCAATATCAAAATCACTCATCCCCATAGTTTCTGCTGGAATGGGTGCGAAAAAACCGGATATGATTCTTGAGAGCTGCAGACTGGCGTACAAATACACATTGATATTCGAAGCGTTCTGCACCGTTTTCATCCTGATCACAGCAGATTATCTCGTCATGGCATTCATGGGCTCCGAGAGCATGATGGCCATCCATGATCAGATGGCCTTGGCATTGCGTATCTTCTCCCTGACATGTGTCTTGCACACGTTCCGTATCCTCGGCAATTCTATCATGCAGGCCACAAGGCATGCCGCCACATCCAGTGCGCTCACCATCGCTAGAGAATTCGTATTCCTGATAGGGTTCGCCATAGCCGCCAACATGGTATTTGAAGCCATATACTGGTCATGCATCATCACCAATTTCGTAATGATGTTTATCATCACCCTGCTTGCCAAGTATTACCTGAAGGATATGATAGAAAGGATGCATGAAGATGAGATACCAAAGACTACCGTCCGATGCGACCTTTTATCTTATACATCCCTCTAACCCCCGACCATGAAGAAAGAGATGAGTTCCTTCGATGTCCGTTCCATAGCGACGGAGCTGTCCTCCCTGGAAGGCGCACACATGGACAAGATCTTCCAATGGGGTGCAGGGAACGTTCTGTTCCGCATCAACGTCCAGGGCGAAGGAAAGAAGGATCTCTTCTTCAAAGATAAGAAATGGCTTTATTCCCCGGCGAACAAACCGGAGACCCCAATCCAGCCGACATCCTTCGCCACTTACCTGAGGAAGTATCTGGACAACGCCCGCATAGGGAAGGTCAGACAGATAGGGTTCGACAGGGTCGTGGAGATGGAGCTCCTCAAGGCAGATGCAGAGTACAAGCTCATCTTCGAGATATTCGGAGGCGGTAACGTCCTTCTCGTGAAGGACGGAATCATCGACACCTGTCTCATCCAGAAGACCATGAGAGACCGTAAGGTTCGTCCCAAGGAACAGTATATCTGGCCTCAGCCCAGGTTCAATCCCATAGAGTCCTCCGAGGAGGATTTCAAAAATGCCTTCAAAGAGTCTGAAGCCGACTGCGTCAGGACGCTCGCGACTGCAGTGAATCTCGGAGGACAGTACGCCGAGGAGGTCTGCAAGCGTTCAGGGGTGGACAAGACACTGCCTGCTCCCGAGGTCCCCGACGATATGCTGTCCAAGATGTATGCGGAGGTCAAGGATATCGTCAACCACGTGATCGATGTCCCCGAGACCACAGCCTACTACAAGGATGGGAAGATCGAGGACTTCGCACCTATCCAGATGATCTCCCACGATGACCTTGAATCCAAAGGGTTCGGTAGCATGTCAGAGGTCATAGATGCTTTCGTCCAGCAGATGAAGGATGAGGAGGAAGAGGCCTACGTCGATCCCGAGATCAAGAAGCTCAACAGGAGGATCGCGAAACAGGAGGAGACCGTCCAGGAATACAAGGAGAGATGCGAAGAGCTGAAGAGAAAGGCCGAAGCCCTCTACTCCGACTACCAGAAGACGGCACAGCTGCTGGAGGTCCTCAACGAGCAAAGTCAGAAGCTCACATGGGAGAAGCTTAAGGAGGGAGCCATGAAGATATCCTTCGTGAAGAGCATCGACCCCTCCAAGAACCTGGTCACGGCGGAATTGGCCAATGAGACCGTCACGCTCGATTACACCAAAGGTCTGGATGCCAACGCATCGGACATCTATCAGCAGAGCAAGGACATCGGAGAGAAGGGGAAGCATGCCGAGGATGCCCTCAACGACAGCCGCGCCGAACTGGCCAAGAAGGAGAAGGGCCTTGCCAAGCAGAAGGCGGCCATGACCGGTAAGGCTCAGCCCACCAAACAGTTCTGGTTCGAGAGATTCAAATGGTTCTTCACATCCGAGGGCAAGCTGGTCATAGCCGGAAGGGACGCCCACACCAACGACGGTGTGGTGAAAAAGCACCTCAAGGAGAAGGACCTGTACTGCCATACGGATATCCACGGAGCACCTTCTACGATCATCAAAGACGGTGCATCCGCTTCCAACCAGGAACTTAGGGAGGCATGCCAATTCGCTACCGCCCAATCCAAAGGATGGGTGGGTGCGGTCACCGAAGGAAGCGCATATTGGGTGTATCCCGATCAGGTCAGCAAGACCCCCAACCCGGGAGAGTTCGTTCCCCGCGGAGCTTTCATCATACGCGGTAAGAGGAACTATGAATACCACCTGCCGCTGGAGCTCGTGGTCGGAGAGATAGAATACCAGGGAACCAGGAAGGTAATGTGCGGCCCTGCATCGTGCTTCAAGGACTGCGAGAGATACTTCGTCATCCGTCCGGGGAAGAACAAGAATCACATATCCGGAGAAATGGCCAAGAGGTTCAACGTACCTGAAGAAGAGATCTCGAGAATCATGCCGCCGGGAGAAAGCGAGATCGTCAAAGAGGTCTGGCCCAAGGAAGCGCCTGAAGAGTGATCTCATATCGCGATTCAATACCTGTTACACATTGGTAGATTAACTAAGGTCCATGGATTTATACAAAAGACTAGATTACATCACATGGACGACATAAGATACAAGATCAACGTCGTTGCAGCCATAGCGGCCGTAGGTGCGATCATCGCATTCATTGGGTGCATAATGTCATGGAATCAGTTCCCGAAGGCAGTCGGATTCATAGACATGGTGATCTACGGAGCGATGTCCTTCGTGGCCATTGCGAACATCAGGCCCACTACGAAGGCAAGGTCTGCCATCTGGAATGCATTCCTTGGGATCCTAGGAATAGCCGTCGCTGCAGTGAACTACGTACGCATAAACGATCTGGTCCCTGACGCATCATCCTTCATGGACGTCGGTCTAGGAATCTGGCTGACATTCGCTGGAATCATCGTGTTCACGATATTCAGCTTCTCTGACTTTATGTTCAAGTGGAAGCAGTGAAACAACTTCCCCATTCATCGAATGGGGTAATTTTCTACAATAATTGACATCAAAAGGGTATGGTGCCCGCGCCGGGATTCGAACCCGGGTCAAAAGATCCGCAATCTCACAGGATATCCAAGCTACCCCACGCGGGCAAAATCTGCGGTACCTTATGAAAGGTTAAGGCGTTTTCATGCCTCAGGGTGCGACAGGTAGCGGGTGATGTACCCGGCGATCCTGTTCCTCATCGTCACCGAAGAGACATCTGTGAGGGTTGCGACCATCTCCTTGTTGCCCTCGAAATCCTTGGTGAAAGCCTGAGGATATTTGTTGAGCAACTCGATGGAAACTCTCTTGATGTATGTGGGTCTGATTCTTCCCATATATCTCACCGAATGAACCCGATTAAGCCGATACCCTATATAATACTTATTTAACAAAAAAATGGGTTTTTTCAGGCTTGCCAAGACATTGGCCTGTATAAAACTGACTACTCGGTCGAAGGTCTTTAACATTCCGTTTTTGAACTATTTTTGCTTATCTAAATAAATTTAGGATATCCTATAATTTTAATATCTGCAGACTTATCGCCGTTTAGAAAGGTGATTGTTTGGACAAAGATTCGATAGCGCTACTGAAGTTCGCGATCGCGATCGTCATCATCGCTGCACTCCTCATCGTGTGGTTCGCAACCATCGGTGCACCCAGCAGCGAAGAAGAGGATGCGGTAATCATCGTGAACAGCGTTCTTGATGCTACAGCATCAAAGTCCGCTGCTATTGTCCCGGTATTCTGAACCTAGACGATACACAAACAGGGCCTCTGGCCCTTTTTTCTCCTTTTTCCAGATCTGTTCAGAGATCCTTCCTTGGACTGCCGCAGGTCTTCTTTCCTTCCGGACAGGGGCCTCTCACGCACGGCGGACCTGCGTTCTTGAAAATGATTGGCGAGATCTCCTTGCAGATCCTGAGCATCTGGTCGGACATCTCCCTGATCTCCCACTGTGCACGGTTGCAGCTCCTGAGCGAGAAGAAATGCAGGAGTTCGCGGGCATTCATGGTTATGGTGATGTTGGTCATGCATCCGTTCGGAAGAAGGTATCTTGCATCCTCTGCCGGTATTCCCATGGCCTCGAGCTTCTTGTATGCATCCCAAATCGTATCCATGACGGAATCATAGAGCTCCAGGGCATCGTTGTTGCCCTCCACGCTGTGAGGTGTGACGTATGATGCCTTGTCCATGGACACGTATCTTTGACTCTGCTGTGAGTATGAGGCCATCCTGTGCCTCACCAACTGATGCGTCAATGCACGGGATGCCCCTTCAACTGAGAATGTGAACACGGCATGCTCTATGACGGAATGATGGCCCATACCGACGATCCTCGACAGAGTCTTTTCGGGATCGATATCCTCGACGATGTCCGCTGAAGGCCTTTCGGAATAGCATGAGTTTCCTGCCGCCGCGCAGATCCTGTCCGCGTTCTGTGTGCATGCCAATAGTTTAACTTTCAAACGATTCCCTCCCGTCCCAGACCATCTGGCGTATCTTGTTGAACTTCTCACGGTCCATGATGTCGTTCAATCTTATCTTCCGTATGTGTTCGTCGTTGATAAGCTTACAGAGTCCTTCCACGTGCGCATCGCCTACTACGACGACCATGTTGTGGTATTTGCCCGTCAATGCATTGATCTGATCTGCCATGTAGACGTTCCTCTCATCGATCAGCTTGCGGACCAGAGTAGGGTATCTCTTCCTCATGTTCTCCACATAGTCCTCCTCGTTATCGGCGAACTTCTTGTGCGTGCTACGGACCTTCTTGATCCCTCCGAAGGAATCCTTGAAACTGGAAACCCTGTAACGGAACCTCTCTCCTGCGGACATCTCATCCCACATCTCGTTCATGACGCGCATGGCATCTGTGTCGATTGGGATTATCTCAGCGTTTACCAGCTTCCCTGTGTTGACGGCTGCCAGGAACTCGCTTCCGAGCTTGCTCCCGCTCTGTTCCGACATCTTCTGCTGATATTTGGCCGTATTAGCGTAGATGGTGGACATGTTCTGCTCGCCCTTGGGTTTCACCCCGTTGTAGTCGTTCATCATCGACTCGTAACGTGCCTTGTCCAGCTCTATGAGCACCGCATCGGGCCATGTGTTCTTCACTATGAAGGACACCGGTTCAGCGAGATTGAAAACGTGTCCCGTTCCGATGATGGTGATCATGACCACACGGATGATTGGATGGGATATAAGGGCAACGACAGACGATTAGGAGGACATAACGAAAAACTAAATCGAAAGACCTCCAATCCTCAGTTGGAGATATGGACCGATGGATCCGATCAAGAAGGACAAGATAATCACATTCGCAGTCGTCATCGCAGTCGCTGCCGTCATGATAGCCATGGCCGCGGTAGTCTATCTTCAGTCCGCTGGCAGCATCAAAGAAGAAAGCATGCTCATGATTTGCAGCATGTTTTCTGGCCTGATGTTCCTAATAATAGCTATCTACATGGTCTACAGCTACAAGACCAAAGCCTCACTCCAGATGTATAAGAAGCTGCGTGACGGCGACTTCAAGAATAAGAATGATGAACGCCCGAAATCCGAGGAATGAAGCCTCACCATCCTTTTTTATCGGACATCCTATCTCGGAGCGTGGTTTGAATGATGAAGTACGATCTCGTCTGTTTCGATATGGACGGAGTCCTGACCAAACTCAGGAGCTCCTGGTGCTGGGTTCACCAATGCTTCGATGTGGACAATGAACCTGCCTATCAGGCATACTGCAACGGAGAGATAGACGAATCGGAGTTCATGCGCAGGGACATAGGCCTCTGGACCGCGAAGAAGCCCGATGTGACCATCGACGAGATCACCAAGCTCTTCCAGGATATGCCCTTAATCGGAGGCATACAGGAGACCATCGCCTGCCTTAAGGAGAACGGCATCAGATCCGTGATCGTCAGCGGCGGCATCGACAAGGCCGCGCTTCTGATAAAGAACGAGTTCGGCTTCGATGACTTCGCTGCAGATGAGATATGCACCAACCCGGACGGGACCCTCACCGGAGAGGGCAAACTTATAGTCGATCTCAAAGACAAGGGGATCAACGTACGCGACTTCATCAAGAAGTACAACACGACCCCCGAGAGAACGGTGTCGATTGGCAATTCCTACACTGACATCCCCATGTTCAAGAACACGGGAATGTCCATAGCATTCAACCCCACAGACCATTACACGAGCGATGCCGCGACGTACACGGTCGTTTCAGACAACATCGCCGACGTTCTGGATTACATCCTGGTCGAAGAGGAATGATCATTCCTCGTTCTCGGTAAGGATTCCTTGTTCCAACTTGCGGTAGTCGACCTTCTTCAGCTTGGTCCTGGGAAGGGAATCCACGAACACATATTCACGCGGCTTCGCATAGGCTGCGATGTTCTCCTTCACGAAGGATTTGATCGATTCCAGCGTTTCATCGTCCTTAGGCACGCCACCCTTCAGGACCACGTACGCCTTGACCCTTGATCCCCTCTTCTCATCGGGGACTCCGACCACACATGAGATGTCCACTGCAGGGTGTCTGCTGAGAATCCCCTCTATCTGCGAGGGGTACACATTGTATCCGGATGTGATGATTATGCGCTTAATCCTGTTCTTGAAATAGATAAATCCATCATCGATGTATCC of the Thermoplasmata archaeon genome contains:
- a CDS encoding HAD family hydrolase, whose translation is MMKYDLVCFDMDGVLTKLRSSWCWVHQCFDVDNEPAYQAYCNGEIDESEFMRRDIGLWTAKKPDVTIDEITKLFQDMPLIGGIQETIACLKENGIRSVIVSGGIDKAALLIKNEFGFDDFAADEICTNPDGTLTGEGKLIVDLKDKGINVRDFIKKYNTTPERTVSIGNSYTDIPMFKNTGMSIAFNPTDHYTSDAATYTVVSDNIADVLDYILVEEE
- a CDS encoding conjugal transfer protein TraB — translated: MITIIGTGHVFNLAEPVSFIVKNTWPDAVLIELDKARYESMMNDYNGVKPKGEQNMSTIYANTAKYQQKMSEQSGSKLGSEFLAAVNTGKLVNAEIIPIDTDAMRVMNEMWDEMSAGERFRYRVSSFKDSFGGIKKVRSTHKKFADNEEDYVENMRKRYPTLVRKLIDERNVYMADQINALTGKYHNMVVVVGDAHVEGLCKLINDEHIRKIRLNDIMDREKFNKIRQMVWDGRESFES